One stretch of Serinicoccus hydrothermalis DNA includes these proteins:
- a CDS encoding polysaccharide biosynthesis tyrosine autokinase, giving the protein MELTDYLHLVRRQWRLIVGVSLAVLLVTAAITALTTPQYRAQAQVFVSTSGGDTATDLAQGSNFAQRQVATYADIVTTPIVLDTVAEEFGLDGSAALSARTTAQVPAGTVLINLSVTDEDPQTAAELTNAVAQQFSQTVQDLERVEASGDSPVKATVVQPAAVPGAAATPDVPRNLLLGAVLGLLLGLGAGVLRDVLDARVTGETDVQRVTEEPIVGAIAYDKEALEHPLVVEIDPHSPRAEAFRTLRTNLRYIDADNQPKTMVFTSTIPGEGKSTTTANLALTLAQSGSSVCLVEGDLRRPRLLDYLGLENAAGMTDVLVGRADLDDVLQPWGDSLWVLGCGPIPPNPSELLGSAAMTRLIETLEGRFDYVIIDSPPLLAVTDAAILSTQADGVIVVVGTKLVRRDQLDRALGSLRKVDANVLGLVLNRLPTKGPDAYSYAYESYQADAALEAQGKRAKSRRARRKSKQSS; this is encoded by the coding sequence GTGGAACTCACTGACTATCTGCACCTCGTCAGGCGTCAGTGGCGCCTCATCGTCGGAGTGTCCCTTGCCGTGCTACTCGTCACCGCGGCGATCACCGCGCTGACGACTCCGCAATACCGCGCGCAGGCGCAGGTCTTCGTCTCGACGTCGGGTGGAGACACCGCCACAGACCTGGCACAGGGCTCCAACTTCGCGCAGCGCCAGGTGGCGACGTATGCCGACATCGTCACGACGCCGATCGTCCTCGACACGGTGGCCGAGGAGTTCGGCCTGGACGGCTCCGCAGCACTATCCGCGCGAACGACGGCGCAGGTTCCCGCTGGAACCGTCCTCATCAACCTGAGCGTGACCGATGAGGATCCTCAGACCGCGGCTGAGCTGACCAACGCCGTCGCCCAGCAGTTCTCCCAGACGGTGCAGGACCTCGAACGCGTCGAAGCCTCTGGCGACAGCCCGGTGAAGGCGACGGTGGTGCAGCCTGCCGCTGTCCCAGGCGCTGCAGCCACGCCTGATGTCCCGCGCAACCTGCTTCTCGGAGCTGTCCTCGGTCTCCTCCTGGGCTTAGGTGCGGGTGTCCTCCGCGATGTTCTCGACGCACGAGTCACGGGCGAGACGGACGTGCAGCGCGTCACCGAGGAGCCCATCGTGGGGGCCATCGCCTACGACAAGGAGGCCCTTGAGCACCCCCTCGTCGTGGAGATCGACCCCCACAGCCCGCGCGCCGAGGCCTTCCGCACGCTGCGCACGAACCTGCGCTACATCGACGCCGACAACCAGCCCAAGACGATGGTCTTCACCTCCACCATCCCCGGCGAAGGCAAGTCGACCACGACCGCCAACCTGGCGCTGACGCTCGCCCAGTCGGGCTCCAGCGTCTGCCTGGTGGAGGGTGACCTGCGCCGCCCGCGACTGCTCGACTACCTGGGACTCGAGAATGCCGCAGGCATGACTGACGTGCTCGTCGGTCGGGCAGACCTGGACGACGTGCTCCAGCCTTGGGGGGACAGCTTGTGGGTCCTGGGCTGCGGGCCTATCCCGCCGAACCCAAGCGAGTTGCTGGGCTCGGCCGCGATGACCCGTCTCATCGAGACCCTCGAAGGTCGGTTCGACTACGTCATCATCGACAGCCCGCCGCTGCTGGCCGTGACCGATGCGGCCATCCTGTCCACCCAGGCCGACGGGGTCATCGTCGTCGTCGGCACCAAGCTTGTCCGTCGTGACCAGCTCGACCGGGCGCTGGGCAGCCTGCGGAAGGTCGACGCCAACGTGTTGGGCCTCGTGCTCAACCGTCTGCCCACCAAGGGACCGGACGCCTACTCCTACGCCTACGAGAGCTACCAGGCGGACGCAGCGCTCGAGGCCCAGGGCAAGCGTGCAAAGTCGCGCCGGGCCCGACGCAAGAGCAAGCAGAGCAGCTGA